One Bacillus sp. (in: firmicutes) genomic region harbors:
- a CDS encoding RNA-binding S4 domain-containing protein produces the protein MRLDKFLKVSRLIKRRTLAKEVAEQGRISINGQTAKASSNVKVGDELTIQFGQKQITVRVEQLLESTKKEDASSMYTLVKEERLEEPMTE, from the coding sequence ATGCGTTTAGATAAGTTTTTAAAAGTTTCGCGATTGATTAAACGGAGAACATTGGCGAAAGAAGTAGCCGAACAAGGGCGAATTTCAATCAATGGACAGACAGCAAAAGCTAGCTCAAACGTAAAAGTTGGCGATGAGCTAACCATTCAGTTTGGTCAAAAACAAATTACCGTTCGTGTAGAACAGCTACTGGAATCCACAAAAAAAGAAGATGCGTCATCTATGTATACGCTTGTGAAGGAAGAGCGGTTGGAAGAGCCGATGACCGAATAA
- the yabP gene encoding sporulation protein YabP: MNQYYDPNSVQKQAVNEHDVIMRGRKLLDITGVKQVESFDNEEFLLETVMGFLAIRGQNLQMKNLDVDKGIVSIKGKIYDLVYLDEPQGEKAKGFFSKLFR, translated from the coding sequence ATGAATCAGTATTATGATCCAAACTCCGTGCAAAAACAAGCAGTCAATGAGCATGACGTTATTATGCGTGGGAGAAAGCTGTTAGATATAACGGGTGTCAAACAAGTAGAAAGCTTTGATAATGAGGAATTTTTATTAGAAACAGTCATGGGATTTTTAGCGATTAGAGGGCAAAATTTGCAGATGAAAAATTTAGATGTAGATAAAGGGATTGTGTCCATTAAGGGGAAAATTTATGATCTCGTTTATTTAGATGAACCTCAAGGGGAGAAAGCTAAAGGGTTCTTTAGCAAGTTGTTTCGATGA
- the yabQ gene encoding spore cortex biosynthesis protein YabQ, translated as MSLTVQFYTMLAMILMGSFFGAALDTYQRFLNRAHRKRWIVFVNDVLFWLVQGLLLFLILFQVNYGEVRFYIFLALLCGFAAYQALLRNFYVKLLEMIISMVISIYRGMVKAVNIFLIRPVIWIIHLLIAFSLFVIQLLWSLVKTTGTVLWWVLRIGIAPFVKLSVHFWRLLPKRLTNNVEKLYNIFAGYFYYFTNYMYKRWTSMKQWFLNKKQ; from the coding sequence ATGAGTTTAACGGTTCAATTTTATACGATGCTTGCCATGATTCTCATGGGAAGCTTTTTTGGTGCCGCGCTTGATACGTATCAACGTTTTTTAAATCGTGCTCATCGAAAACGATGGATCGTGTTTGTGAACGACGTATTGTTTTGGCTCGTGCAAGGGTTACTATTATTTCTTATCCTTTTCCAAGTCAATTACGGAGAAGTACGTTTTTACATTTTTCTTGCGCTGTTATGTGGGTTTGCTGCCTATCAAGCACTACTGCGTAATTTCTATGTAAAATTACTAGAAATGATTATTTCAATGGTCATTTCGATTTATCGAGGAATGGTTAAAGCAGTGAATATTTTCCTAATTCGTCCAGTAATATGGATTATTCATCTTTTAATTGCTTTTAGTTTATTTGTGATTCAGTTACTTTGGTCTCTTGTAAAAACGACAGGAACCGTATTATGGTGGGTCCTAAGAATTGGAATAGCTCCTTTTGTGAAGCTTTCTGTTCATTTCTGGAGACTTTTGCCGAAACGTCTTACAAATAACGTCGAGAAGTTATATAATATCTTTGCAGGATATTTCTACTATTTTACGAATTATATGTATAAACGATGGACTTCAATGAAACAGTGGTTTTTGAACAAGAAACAATAA
- a CDS encoding septum formation initiator family protein — translation MGALRQRKVATLQNSYMEQHKIRQQYVNKQKKRLVRRLTVFFMFVIVVSYALISSLLSRHTLLEEKLAQKEQLEKKLAALEKEGELLKEEIVKLNDDEYIAKLARREYFLSDQGEIIFNLPEKDDKEKEEDSSY, via the coding sequence GTGGGAGCATTACGGCAACGGAAAGTCGCTACTTTGCAAAATTCGTATATGGAACAGCATAAGATACGTCAACAATATGTGAACAAGCAAAAGAAGCGTTTAGTGCGTCGACTAACAGTATTTTTTATGTTCGTCATTGTTGTCTCCTATGCTCTTATTTCTTCTCTCCTTTCCCGTCATACTTTACTTGAAGAAAAATTAGCTCAAAAAGAACAGCTTGAGAAAAAGTTAGCTGCTTTGGAAAAAGAGGGAGAATTATTAAAAGAGGAAATTGTGAAGTTAAACGATGACGAATACATAGCGAAATTAGCTCGTCGAGAATACTTCTTATCAGATCAAGGTGAAATTATTTTTAACTTGCCAGAAAAAGATGATAAGGAAAAAGAAGAAGATTCGTCTTATTGA
- a CDS encoding RNA-binding protein S1: protein MSIEVGSKLQGKVTGITHFGAFVELPEGSTGLVHISEVADNYVKDINDHLKVGDQVEVKVINVEKDGKIGLSIRKAKEQSHRPRHGRAHDRSKESFEQKMAKFLKESEDRLSSLKRHTESRRGGRGARRG from the coding sequence ATGTCAATTGAAGTAGGCAGCAAGTTACAAGGAAAAGTAACCGGCATCACACATTTCGGGGCGTTTGTCGAGTTACCGGAAGGCTCAACGGGGCTAGTTCACATTAGTGAGGTAGCTGATAATTACGTAAAGGACATTAACGATCACTTAAAAGTTGGGGATCAAGTCGAAGTAAAAGTAATTAACGTTGAGAAAGATGGGAAAATTGGGTTATCTATTCGTAAAGCAAAGGAACAATCCCATCGTCCACGCCATGGAAGAGCTCATGATCGTTCAAAAGAGAGCTTTGAACAAAAAATGGCTAAATTTTTAAAAGAAAGTGAAGACAGACTTTCTTCATTGAAGCGTCATACGGAATCTAGACGTGGTGGTCGAGGTGCTAGACGAGGTTAA
- the spoIIE gene encoding stage II sporulation protein E, which produces MAKTERSLVEPLNEVNVAQTKVQLAEWGKWFWLKLGNVLIQRGLVFILIGFLLGRALILSHLTPFVLPFFASMYMLRRDKSPFALIGLLAGSLTISFTNMVYVFISTTLFLIIFKITESWRKDHLRSLPFLVFFVTTGTKLSFTYIESSRQLTLYDGMMTGVEASLSFILTLIFLQCLPLFTPTKRKKILKTEEIVCVIIMLASVLTGTIGWSIYDLSIEHILSRYLVLVFAFIAGATLGSTVGVVTGLIFSLANISSFYQMSLLAFAGLLGGLLKEGNKLGAASGLFIATLLIGMYGEMDGVLTQTLYESALAVVLFFLTPKLFMETVAKYIPGTQEYALEQQQYMRKIRDVTAQRVSQFSNVFQALSKSFSQYDHDQREEQEEREFDFFLSNVTEKTCQTCFRKEQCWVKNFNTTYDLMREIMYEIDEGKGTLSHRTQRELDKHCTRSKKVIKAIEQEITYFKANQKLKKQVQESRKLVAEQLLGVSIVMEDFAKEIQKERENMQRQEEMIFEALEDFGVQVEQVDIYSLEQGNVDIDMMIPYCQGHGEGEKLIAPMLSDILGETIIVHKEECASFPNGFCHVTFRSAKKFVVETGVAHAAKGGGLVSGDSYSMIELDVGKFAIAISDGMGNGERAHHESNETLRLLQYILKSGIDEKLAIKSVNSILSLRTTDEVFSTLDLAMIDLQDAKVNFLKVGSTPSFIKRGDKVMKVEAGNLPMGILQDMEVDTVSEQLKSGDLLIMMSDGIFEGPKHVENYELWMRRKIRELETNDPQEIADLIMEEVIRTKEGDIDDDMTIVVAQVKHNMPKWATIPLTALSKKKRIS; this is translated from the coding sequence ATGGCAAAAACGGAACGGAGTTTGGTCGAGCCGTTAAATGAGGTCAACGTGGCTCAAACGAAGGTACAACTCGCCGAATGGGGAAAATGGTTTTGGCTAAAACTAGGGAACGTATTGATTCAAAGAGGCTTAGTATTTATATTGATTGGATTTTTACTTGGACGGGCCCTCATTTTATCACACTTAACACCTTTTGTTCTTCCGTTTTTTGCATCTATGTATATGTTAAGAAGAGACAAGTCTCCTTTTGCATTGATCGGTCTGTTAGCAGGCTCCCTCACCATTTCATTCACAAACATGGTCTATGTTTTTATTAGTACCACTTTATTTTTAATTATTTTTAAAATTACGGAAAGCTGGCGAAAAGACCATCTTCGTTCCTTGCCTTTTCTCGTCTTTTTTGTCACGACAGGAACGAAACTATCGTTCACTTATATAGAAAGTAGTCGGCAGCTTACATTATATGATGGAATGATGACGGGTGTAGAAGCAAGTTTATCCTTTATTTTGACATTAATATTTTTACAATGTCTCCCACTATTTACCCCTACAAAAAGAAAAAAAATACTTAAAACAGAAGAAATTGTATGTGTCATTATCATGTTAGCATCGGTGTTAACCGGAACGATTGGATGGAGTATTTATGATTTATCCATTGAACATATTTTGTCACGCTATTTGGTTCTCGTATTTGCTTTTATTGCAGGTGCTACGCTTGGTTCAACGGTTGGAGTGGTTACAGGTCTCATATTTAGCTTAGCAAATATTTCAAGTTTTTACCAAATGAGCTTACTCGCTTTTGCGGGATTGTTAGGAGGACTGCTGAAAGAAGGAAATAAATTAGGTGCTGCCTCAGGATTATTTATTGCGACGTTACTCATCGGTATGTACGGAGAAATGGATGGAGTACTTACGCAAACGCTTTATGAATCTGCCTTGGCCGTCGTTTTGTTTTTCCTTACTCCGAAACTTTTTATGGAAACGGTAGCGAAGTATATCCCAGGTACGCAAGAGTATGCGTTGGAACAGCAACAGTACATGAGGAAAATTCGAGATGTCACGGCACAACGTGTATCCCAATTTTCTAACGTGTTTCAAGCACTATCAAAAAGCTTTTCGCAATACGATCATGATCAAAGGGAAGAGCAAGAAGAAAGGGAATTTGATTTCTTTTTAAGCAACGTAACGGAAAAAACATGTCAAACGTGTTTTCGTAAAGAGCAATGTTGGGTAAAGAACTTTAATACAACGTATGATTTAATGCGGGAGATTATGTACGAAATTGATGAAGGTAAAGGGACTTTATCTCATCGTACCCAACGTGAATTGGACAAGCATTGCACTAGGTCCAAAAAGGTCATCAAAGCCATTGAACAAGAGATAACGTACTTTAAGGCCAACCAAAAATTGAAAAAACAAGTGCAAGAAAGTCGAAAATTAGTTGCAGAACAACTGTTAGGCGTGTCAATCGTCATGGAAGATTTTGCGAAAGAAATACAAAAAGAACGCGAAAATATGCAACGACAAGAGGAAATGATTTTTGAAGCGTTAGAAGATTTTGGTGTTCAAGTAGAGCAAGTGGATATTTATAGTTTAGAGCAAGGAAATGTTGATATTGATATGATGATTCCCTATTGTCAGGGACACGGTGAAGGAGAAAAACTCATTGCCCCTATGTTGTCAGATATTCTAGGGGAAACGATTATCGTGCATAAAGAAGAGTGCGCTTCATTTCCCAATGGGTTCTGTCATGTCACATTCCGATCCGCGAAAAAGTTTGTTGTAGAAACAGGAGTGGCTCATGCAGCCAAAGGAGGAGGGCTTGTTTCGGGAGATAGTTATTCGATGATTGAGTTAGATGTAGGTAAATTCGCTATTGCCATAAGTGATGGAATGGGGAATGGCGAGCGTGCACACCATGAAAGCAATGAAACGCTTCGGTTATTACAATACATTCTCAAATCGGGAATTGATGAAAAATTAGCCATCAAATCGGTTAACTCTATTTTGTCTCTACGTACAACAGATGAAGTGTTTTCTACTCTTGATTTAGCGATGATTGATTTACAAGATGCAAAAGTCAACTTTTTAAAAGTTGGTTCTACCCCAAGCTTTATTAAACGAGGGGATAAAGTGATGAAAGTAGAGGCAGGAAATTTACCGATGGGAATCTTACAAGATATGGAGGTTGATACCGTTTCTGAACAATTAAAGTCAGGGGATTTACTCATTATGATGAGTGATGGCATTTTTGAAGGACCGAAGCACGTTGAAAATTACGAGTTGTGGATGAGAAGAAAAATACGAGAACTAGAGACAAATGATCCGCAAGAAATAGCCGACTTAATTATGGAAGAAGTTATTCGAACGAAAGAAGGAGATATTGATGATGATATGACCATTGTAGTGGCTCAAGTAAAGCATAATATGCCGAAATGGGCTACTATTCCATTGACCGCGTTAAGTAAGAAAAAGAGAATTTCATAG
- a CDS encoding VWA domain-containing protein has product MKTGTLRQILLITDGCSNYGEDPIAMAALAKEQGITVNVIGVMEQDVIDDQGMQEIEGIALSGGGVSQVVYAQQLSQTVQMVTRKAMTQTLQGVVNRELKQILGNNVTMEELPPEKRGEVMEIVDELGETVDLEVLILVDTSASMKHKLPTVKEALLDLSLSLNARTGDNRYAVFVFPGKKDVEKLLDWTPKLEALTSIFPKLTTGGITPTGPAIKEALSHFKKKRSLRGLLTNDDEQYFEESI; this is encoded by the coding sequence TTGAAGACAGGCACATTACGGCAAATTTTATTAATCACCGATGGATGTTCAAACTATGGCGAAGATCCCATTGCGATGGCCGCCTTGGCAAAAGAACAAGGAATTACGGTCAACGTCATTGGAGTCATGGAACAAGATGTAATTGATGACCAAGGTATGCAAGAAATTGAAGGGATTGCCCTTTCAGGAGGCGGTGTAAGCCAAGTTGTTTATGCGCAACAGCTGTCACAAACGGTCCAAATGGTGACTCGAAAAGCTATGACCCAAACATTGCAAGGAGTGGTGAATAGGGAATTAAAACAAATTTTAGGTAACAACGTGACGATGGAAGAGCTTCCTCCAGAAAAGAGAGGAGAAGTGATGGAAATCGTGGATGAATTAGGGGAAACTGTCGATTTAGAAGTGTTGATTCTTGTCGATACAAGCGCCAGTATGAAACATAAGCTCCCAACGGTGAAAGAGGCCTTATTAGACCTTTCGTTAAGCTTAAATGCCCGAACGGGAGATAATCGGTACGCCGTGTTTGTATTTCCTGGGAAAAAAGATGTCGAAAAATTGCTAGATTGGACGCCAAAGCTCGAAGCATTGACAAGTATCTTTCCAAAATTAACGACAGGTGGAATCACACCTACTGGTCCTGCTATTAAAGAAGCACTTTCCCATTTCAAGAAAAAACGCTCGTTAAGGGGACTATTGACGAACGATGATGAACAATATTTCGAAGAATCCATTTAA
- a CDS encoding protein kinase family protein: MMNNISKNPFKFSRGTVVSGKWHHNKYTIVKELGFGANGTVYLAQSSFGYVALKMSNDHMTVTSEVNVLKAFSKVQGSALGPSLLDVDDWQRITGMIPFYVMEYIQGEDLLTFIQKKGTAWIPVLLSQLLRDLERLHKEGWVFGDIKPENLIVTQPSNRIRCIDVGGTTPIGRAVKEFTEFFDRGYWGYGTRKAEPSYDLFSVAMVIVNIAYPRRFQKQGDGKNQLLHVIKQSPTLQPYRFIIFKALHGQYRSAEDMRRDILTLVVSNQQPKGTARRAASRKQPASVSIQSVRVKKTNQGGWLESFLVLTLVSVLYALYIFQQLL, encoded by the coding sequence ATGATGAACAATATTTCGAAGAATCCATTTAAGTTTTCACGGGGGACGGTGGTCTCTGGTAAGTGGCACCATAACAAATATACGATTGTAAAAGAGCTAGGGTTTGGAGCCAATGGGACAGTTTATTTAGCTCAAAGTTCTTTCGGTTATGTCGCTTTAAAGATGAGTAATGATCACATGACGGTGACATCAGAAGTTAACGTGTTGAAAGCTTTTTCCAAGGTCCAGGGGTCAGCCCTCGGACCTTCTTTATTAGATGTCGATGATTGGCAAAGAATAACGGGGATGATTCCATTTTATGTAATGGAATATATTCAAGGTGAGGATTTATTAACGTTTATTCAGAAAAAAGGAACAGCGTGGATTCCTGTACTTCTCAGTCAATTGTTAAGAGATTTAGAACGTTTACATAAAGAAGGATGGGTATTTGGCGATATTAAGCCAGAGAACTTAATCGTTACGCAGCCTTCTAATCGCATTCGTTGTATCGATGTGGGGGGAACGACACCTATCGGTAGAGCCGTGAAAGAATTTACGGAATTTTTTGATAGAGGTTATTGGGGGTATGGAACTCGTAAAGCAGAGCCATCCTATGATTTGTTTAGTGTAGCCATGGTCATAGTGAATATCGCTTACCCGCGACGGTTTCAAAAACAAGGGGATGGAAAAAACCAATTGCTACATGTCATAAAACAAAGCCCGACATTGCAACCATATCGCTTCATCATCTTCAAAGCCCTTCATGGTCAATATCGTTCAGCAGAAGATATGCGTCGGGATATACTAACTCTTGTTGTATCTAACCAACAACCGAAGGGGACAGCAAGACGAGCAGCTTCTAGAAAACAGCCGGCTTCCGTATCAATCCAATCTGTACGAGTAAAAAAGACCAATCAAGGTGGATGGTTGGAATCTTTTCTCGTATTGACGTTAGTTAGTGTATTGTACGCCCTTTACATTTTTCAACAGCTCTTATAA